TGGGGAGAGGGCGGGCGGAGGGTGGGCGAAGCACTGAGGGGAGGGAGGTGAAGAAGGCAGAAGTCAGGCAGTGAGAAGGAGAAACGGCGGGGGCAGGTGAGGGCGGGGGAACTGGGATGGGGCCGGGGAAAGGGGCCGAGAGGACGCGGAGGGGGCAGAGGGTAGGAActggaagagaggggagggggaggggcagtgTTGGGGGGGCCGGGCCCCGCACTCACCGCGGCCCATGGTTCGGCCGGCCCCGCCCTGCGCAGTCGCGGCCCAGAGGGTgagtgggagggggtgggaggagggtcgGTGGAGCCCGAGCCTCCGGTACGGCCCCGGCCAGTCCTAGCAGGAagcgccgccaccgccgccgcggATCACCGAGCGGCCTCCCGCGCATGCGCCATGGGGGCCAGGGGCAGCCCTGGGGATTCCGTTCCCAGAAGGCACCGCGCAggctgctgctgccgccgccgccgctgctgccgctaccgccgccgccgccgccgccgccgccgccgccgccgccgccgccgccgccgccgcccggacGGTAGAGGGGCGGGGCTGTGCCCCCGCCCAGCGGACAGCAACGAGCCAACAGGAGGGGCCGCAGTGCGCATGCGGGAGCGcgcctgcccctcccccacaacCCCCCATTAATCCTcaagagaacaaacaccccacgCAGGCCCCCCCCATCCTCCGCGGAAGGATCTGCGCCTCTTCCCAGGCCACTGGTGGCCAATCCCCACCCTCCTCGGGGAGGGGCCCCTTACAAAGCCATAATCTGCAAGGGGAACCAGGAATGCCAGGTCGGGGAGGAGCTAGCCCCAAAAGATGAAAGTCGCGACTTGCCCTGCCCCGCCCCAAAGGCTTCCCGGGTAGTGTGCTGGGACTTGACCCGCCTCCCCAGGTCAACATGTCACAACATGACCTCGGCCTGTCAAGTCACGTGACCTCTGCCTGTCACTGACAACCTGATCTGTCTTTGGGCCAAGGGAGACCATCTGGTCCAACCCAACCCACCTCCACATACAGACGGGGAAATGGAGTTCTAGAGCGACGGAGCAGCCCGGCCGAGGACCTGTGACTGTCACACCACCACGGAGGCCTGCCATCCAGTCACAGCCGGCCTTGTGACAGTTTCCACTGAGACAAACTCTGGCTGCCCCGTGAGGGAACTGACAGGATATGTAGCAGGCCATCACGTGGTCTGTTCTCTACCTAATGGCACGAGAAAAATACCTTGCATTTTGCATTGATGCTTTTTACTTTTGTTCATGCTGCTTCCAAATTCATAGTTCTTCTCTCATTTTACCTTCATAACTCATCTTTAATTTACAAACGATAACAGTGAGGCACAGAAATATTAGGTGGCTTGTCTAAGGTCCCCGGACAAGTGAAGGGCAGCTGAGGCTAGCTTTTGGGCTCCTGACAACGCAGTTCGGAGCAGTCTAACATTCAAGTGCACGTACACATCCCGGACAGGAAGGCTCTACTGGTGGTCACAACTCCCAACACCTTGGAGGCAGGAGGCCTGTGCCCTGCTCCTCACAGCAGCGGGGTCATAGGACTGTGAAAAGAGCAGGTGGAAGATTGGCAAAGGGCACAAGAGGGCAATTGGTGGAAGATAAGTGATTCCTCAGAATCAGGTCTACTGGGCAAAGAATATGGATTCTGGCAAGCTGAGGGCTCATCAGAAACTTACAAAGATAAAGGGTGTGCTCTCAAGAGAAGCCGAAATGATTACCAAGGGGATTCGAGTACCTCGGCCCCTTTTCGGAGGGTTAGGGGACTAAAAGAGGAGATCCTCTTATGAAGAGTTGAGAAGGTGTTGACAATTCTGGTGGATGGATGGAGATTTTCAAAGGAGGGAGGTTCAAAAGGAGTACGTGCCCTTAGCTGCAGGGGGCAAGGAAAACGGGAGTCCCTTACGAAGGAGGTAAAACAGAGGGCAACGCTAGGTCGGCGGAACAACAGCTCCTGAAGAGACAAGCTGCTGAGGCCTCGCACGCGCAGGGCGGCATATGGACAGCCTGGGAGCAGCCGCGGTTGATAGCTGTTGGAGCCGTTGGGTGCCGGGAGTTGGCGCCCCGccttctctcctcttccccctccccgccccacgCCTCCCACCACTCTCGTTGTCCCTTGCGCGTGCGCGCGCAGGCTCCGGTTGCCAAACATTGCATCATCCCCGCCCccctttcctccccttccccctccagctctcccctccgcgCGCGCGCATGACTCACCCACCTCCTCCGCGAAGCCTCGTGATCCGAAGCCACTTCCGGGTCCAACGCGACGTTGACCCCCCAAGCGGGAGGGAACGATGGGGCTGGTGCCACGGGGCTCCTGAGTGGTGGATGTAGGGGATGAGGCGGGGCCAGCGCCGGCGTGCCGCTTTCTAATTGGTAGGCTTCTGGTTCCCGCCCCAGAGAGGAGTGCAAGGCCACGTTAAAAGATCCCTGCTCTGAGCTCAGCTGAGGTCAGAGGCTTGAGTCTAAGGTACGGAGCGGATCATGTTGAAGATGAGCGGGTGGCAGCGACGAAGCCAAAGTCAGATCCGGAATCTGAGGAGAGAGGTGAGTACTGGCTCCCCATCTGCCCTTTACCTTCCCACTCTCACGAACATGGGTTGTCCCTCCAAAGTTAAGGCATCCGCTCTTTAGGATGtggccccaccccctccacagTGAAGTTAGTGACCCtccggggggggggggatgggaggAATCCCTTATTCAGGAGTGGTGCTCACAGACCTCTCTTCCTCTGGATGACAGCGTCACTCCACTTCTGCCCGGAGTACGGGCCCTGCTCTGTGCTGTTGGGCGAGGGGGCGCCGGCTGCCTCCCAGAGACTCCTGTCTTTCGGGTTGCTGACCCCAGGCCTCCTCGTTAGACCTGTCTAGTGGGAGACGGGTCAACAGGACATACCCCCGCGCCGAGAAGGCTAGGTGACCGTGGCTCGGGCTGCTATCGCCGCCGCTTAGCCACCAGCAGTCCTACCCTTGTGCCACTCGAAATCCTGTCCCAGCCACAGCTTCTTGGGACCAGCCTGGCCACATTGGTAGCTGGTGGCTCCTGGACCCTCCATGGGAGAGCTACTCCACACCTGGCAAAGGACAGGAGAACTTTAAGGAGACTGACCCAAATCTCTGGGAGGAGGGGTGTAAATGGACAAGGAGCAGAGATGGATTCTCCCTTTCCCCAGAATCTCCCGGCCTCCTGCATAAGAGAGCAGCCTAAGTGTGGGAAGCCATTTGGAGTCTCCCTGGTGTATTGTCCTTCCTCTGGGATTGGTCCCTGCCTGTTTCCCCCATCCTGTCTCCCAACCAATCTCTGTGTAACCATTGCATCAGGCCAGCCCCGTTTGGCTCTGCAGCCCTCTGGCCTGGGGCTCCACTGCTGATGAAAGCCAGGTCCCACGCACTGGAAGGCAAGGGAGCCATCCCCAGGGAGGACAACCCTGCAGAGAAACACTGAAGGCGATATTGCATCTGCAGTCCCCAGGGATAGGCAGCCGCCACTCTGCTTCTGAGCTTAGTCCTCCCTACCCCGTAAGACACATGGGGGAAACTTATCCACTCattcttaacaaatatttatccagcacttactatgtgccagacacattTGGGGCCCAGGGTGCATTGGtgaacaagagggaaaaaaaatctctgtgctcacagagcttacattttagtggaaGGAGGCACAGAGTAAACAAATGCAGTGGAGAAAACGAAAGccgagaaaggaagagagaatgctCATGGTAGGGGTTACAGTTTTACAAAAGGTGGTCAGGGATTACTTCACTGAGGTGCCATTTAAGTGAAAGACCTAAAGGACATGCATGCAAATATCTGGAAGAGCTTTCCAGAAGGAAGAGCAATAGTAAAGACCTTAAGGTGGGAGTATGCCTGGGGTCTTTAGGGAGCAAAGGGCCAGTTGGATGGACTAGAGTAGGCAACAAGAGGGTAGTGAGGAGAGAAatggaggggcaggggaggagcaGATTGTATAGTACCTTGTAAGATATTTTAAGGACTTGAGCCATTTATATGAGTGGAATAGGAAGTCATTGGAGGGTTTTTTGCAGAGAAACATGACCTGACTTAGGTTTTAAAAGGCTCATTCTGTCTGCTGTATTGTGGATAATAGACTTGAGGAGTAGTAGCAGGAACAGAAACTGGGAGAACAGCAGTAATCGAAGGGAGAGAGGATGATAACTTGATATAGACTGGAAACAATGTTGAGTGTtcatattctggttatttttcagGACTGCATTAAGAGATTTTGCTTGTGGCTTAGATTGGATTGTGgggtgggagagaagagagaaaataagatcaatttactgagatggggaagatgtTGGAAGGGGAAGATCAGCAGTTTAGTTTGGGACATAGTAAGCCTGAGATGCCTGTAAGATATCCAAATGGAGATGGTAAGTAGACAGTTAAGATAGTTGAATTGGAGTTCCCAGGAGAGGTCCAGACTGGAAATGTACATATGAAGGATGTCAGTATGGGAATGGAGTTAGGAAAATGCCCCTTGATTTGTTCCCTTCCCTGTGGTCCAGTCCTTACCCTGGCAGCTTGGAGGCCTGCTGTGATTTTAGAGAAAGCCGAGTTGGCCAGGACTTTGCTATTGTGTAATCAGAACTACAAAACATcagcaaactaaaaataaaaggaagtcaGGCTCTCTTCTGTCCTTGGAAATGGCTACAGGGACCATTAACTATCCAAACTGCTCCCATACACTTCAAGACAGGATAAATGGAAGGACAAGTAGGAGGCTGGAGATAGAAGTAAGCAATCTGCCCCTCCCTTTTCCAaaaatggctaacatttattttttttcccccacagtgTTCCAGAAGGAAGAGTATCTTCATACATCACCACACCTGAAAGCAGGTAAATTTAACTAACCCTTTCCCAAGATCAAGTCTTAAGAGATGCTGCTTCACTTCCCTTTGCTGCAACCCTAAGAAGTTAGGACAAGACCTAGAGAAAGTGGGGGAGAAGGGTTTGAATCTGAGCAAGATTTTGCTGCCAGCCACGTCCATCTTCCTGGCCTGCTCCTCACAAGGTGTTCAAATCATTATTCTTAGAGCATGTCCTAAATTGTGCAGTCAACCCCAATAAAGACAATTGTTCTCACCAAACCACAGTCCCTATCAGTGTTACACTGACCCAAAGGACTATTTGTCCAAGCTTcccacagaaagagaaaggagcataAATGAACCCTGGAAACTACCAGGAGGATTTTGTGCAGGGGCTAAGGAATTTTACTAGGTCCCCATAAGAATGTATCTCCAGGCACTCTGCTTCATCAAGTGCTGGGCAaaagcaaggaggaaatatttgtgattgttctGCCCACTCACACTAACTTGAGTATGTACTTTTCCAGAGTCTGATCCAACCACAGAGATGGCAGCTGAGTCATTGCCTTTCTCCTTCGGGACACTGTCCAGCTGGGAGCTAGAAGCCTGGTATGAGGACCTGCAGGAGGTCCTGTCCTCAGATGAAAACGGGGGTACCTACGTCTCACCCCTTGGACACGAGGAGGTAAGAATGCTAGGCTTCCCCTTCCCCATACCATCaataccccctttcaatatgaacaagttagggtgctcaatgcctagacacccctgaagatgaagagattgagaggaaggggtagcaacaaacaagattgaacaaaggtctatgaatactgaaactttatatgagtatatgtatatttttggatgctgggtgttggaatggctggaaggaggtaaatgacatggtggaactgtaggctatagcatcccttgggatttattctatagctgctcgttgaattgtgccttgaaggtcttcacctttctgtatgtaccttgtattgcataataaggaaagaactgaaactgcggaactgtaacccataacaatttttgaaattacctatatgactgcctgttgagctgtacatctagagatgacacctttctgtatgttatattttacaatagtggaaatggctgaagttgtggaactgtgacccatgacattctttgagatttgctctctacttgtgaaatcatactttgaaagttatcactatgtACATaggttaaagttcataataaaaaataaaaaaaaataaagaatgcttAGGCCTAAGGCTAGGGGAGGATGTTGTCCTTCCCTTCTCAGATAACTTCTATCCTACCTTTCCCACTTTCCTTGAAGGAAGAATCAAAAACCTTCACCACTCTTGACCCTTCCTCTCTGGCTTGGCTGACTGAGGAGCCAGGACCAGCAGAGGTCACAAGCACCTCCCAGAGCCCTCACTCTTCAGATTCCAGTCAGAGCTCCCTGGctcaggaggaagaagaggaaaatcaaggaagacccaggaaaagaaaacagagtggCCAGTCCCCAGCCCGGGCAGGGAAGCAGCGCATGAAGGAGAAAGAACAGGAGAATGAAAGGAAAGTGGTACAGCTAGCTGAAGAGAATGAACGGCTCAAGCAAGAAATTGAGCGCCTGACCAGGGAAGTGGAGGCGACTCGCCGAGCTCTGATTGACCGAATGGTTAACCTACACCAAGCATGAACAATTGAGACTATTACTTCCCTCTTGAGCCACTGCCTGCCTTTCCCAGAAGTGACTACTGACTACTATGTCACTAATGCCAATGATGTGACCCTCAACACCATGTATTCAGTAGCGGGGAGGTTTGGGGTAGACAAAAGGAAATGGTCTCAGCTTGTATATAGAGattgtacatttatttattactGTCCATATCTATTAAAGTGACTATGAGCCAACTtctctctttcactttttcttcttgcCTTTAGCGGGCTCAAGGGGTTTCCCCTCAGCCAGGGCCAACTGTTTCTTTAGTTCCAAGAGTTTAGCCACTTCTGCAGCCACCTGGTTCTTGTCTGCCTTTTGTGCTTTCAGTTCTCGGACAATGTTGCCCTAAG
Above is a window of Choloepus didactylus isolate mChoDid1 chromosome 8, mChoDid1.pri, whole genome shotgun sequence DNA encoding:
- the ARHGAP9 gene encoding rho GTPase-activating protein 9 isoform X9, whose protein sequence is MATGTINYPNCSHTLQDRINGRTSRRLEIEVSNLPLPFPKMANIYFFSPTVFQKEEYLHTSPHLKAESDPTTEMAAESLPFSFGTLSSWELEAWYEDLQEVLSSDENGGTYVSPLGHEEEESKTFTTLDPSSLAWLTEEPGPAEVTSTSQSPHSSDSSQSSLAQEEEEENQGRPRKRKQSGQSPARAGKQRMKEKEQENERKVVQLAEENERLKQEIERLTREVEATRRALIDRMVNLHQA